A single genomic interval of Adhaeribacter pallidiroseus harbors:
- the corA gene encoding magnesium/cobalt transporter CorA yields the protein MIRSFYIQDNELHWEKNPTKFFPDGDKEIVWVDLQSPSAEEMKQVEKHFGIEFFTAQEAAEIESSSRYFEDSSGFEANSAFVVYEGASYTTRQVSFILKDDLLFTLRRADLKSFAETVRKIKTFKKGTTTKAIQIWLLLLETQIDYDADFIEYLTRTTNTVSRKLVKEKSVQEENLLRITELQENTILIRESIVDKQRLVSSMIKSFQVEEPEKERLRIVIKDINSLLQHTQFSFERLEYLQNTFLGLVNIEQNQVIKIFTVVTVIFMPPTLIASIYGMNFQHMPELAWQAGYPYALALMVLSSLAFLWYFRRKKWL from the coding sequence ATGATCAGAAGCTTTTACATACAGGATAACGAATTGCACTGGGAGAAAAATCCAACTAAATTTTTCCCCGACGGTGATAAAGAAATTGTTTGGGTAGATTTGCAGTCTCCTTCGGCGGAAGAAATGAAGCAAGTGGAGAAACATTTTGGCATTGAGTTTTTTACGGCTCAGGAAGCCGCCGAAATTGAAAGTAGCTCGCGTTATTTTGAAGACAGCAGCGGTTTTGAAGCCAACAGTGCTTTTGTGGTGTACGAAGGCGCATCGTATACTACCCGGCAGGTTTCTTTTATTTTAAAAGACGATTTACTGTTTACGTTGCGCCGGGCTGATTTAAAATCGTTTGCCGAAACCGTCCGGAAAATTAAAACTTTTAAAAAAGGTACCACTACCAAAGCCATTCAAATCTGGTTACTGCTCCTGGAAACCCAAATAGATTACGATGCCGATTTTATTGAATACCTGACCCGCACCACCAATACAGTTAGTAGAAAATTGGTAAAAGAAAAATCGGTGCAGGAAGAAAACCTATTGCGCATTACGGAACTGCAGGAAAACACCATTCTGATTCGGGAAAGTATCGTGGATAAACAACGCCTGGTTTCGTCGATGATCAAAAGCTTTCAGGTGGAAGAACCGGAAAAAGAAAGGCTGCGCATTGTTATAAAAGATATAAACTCTTTGTTGCAGCACACGCAATTTAGTTTTGAACGACTGGAGTACTTGCAGAATACTTTTCTGGGTTTGGTGAATATAGAACAAAACCAGGTAATTAAAATTTTTACGGTAGTTACCGTTATATTTATGCCGCCTACGCTGATTGCCAGTATTTACGGCATGAACTTTCAGCACATGCCCGAACTAGCCTGGCAAGCCGGCTATCCCTACGCTTTAGCCTTAATGGTGCTCTCGTCGCTAGCGTTTTTATGGTATTTCAGGCGCAAAAAATGGCTTTAA
- a CDS encoding malectin domain-containing carbohydrate-binding protein, whose product MERGSAGSQNSNLKVTGAEYNYLNQAIYQTEWTTTGTGPGPNNYFTYRVPVTNGKYLVQLYFVESSKTRPNTREFDVKLEGQIVLPNFDIYAAANGKNKTIVRSFPVTITDGSVQLDFINQIDKAKINAIAIIPYKNATLNKEPVAKIGGSRVVTANAAGEAEVTLNGTPSYDKDGYLVLHQWYVNNRYLANGMTHPVSLKVGTHQIKLLVKDNARAIHTVTTTITVKAGLLPVKPDTITTTTYEAVAKAEAMAPVNLDSAITQQEPIGKKALTIQVFPNPSSVGDKTILELTNAAQQQEINVTIYDMAGQLMHTTILKPDEFGTARTEYQLTGKLSAGTYLIRAFNQTGSAQTKLLIR is encoded by the coding sequence GTGGAGAGAGGTTCTGCCGGCAGTCAGAATTCAAATTTAAAGGTAACGGGGGCTGAATATAATTATTTAAATCAAGCTATCTACCAAACCGAATGGACTACTACTGGAACCGGGCCAGGCCCTAATAATTATTTTACATACCGGGTTCCTGTTACAAACGGTAAATACCTGGTGCAGTTGTATTTTGTGGAATCCAGTAAAACCCGGCCTAATACGCGGGAATTTGATGTGAAACTAGAAGGCCAAATTGTATTGCCCAACTTTGATATTTACGCAGCGGCCAACGGTAAAAACAAAACCATTGTCCGGAGTTTTCCGGTAACCATTACGGATGGTTCCGTTCAGTTAGATTTTATAAACCAGATTGATAAAGCCAAAATAAATGCTATTGCCATTATACCCTACAAAAACGCTACTCTAAATAAAGAACCTGTAGCCAAGATTGGCGGCTCCCGGGTAGTAACGGCAAACGCCGCGGGTGAAGCGGAAGTTACCTTAAACGGCACGCCTTCTTATGATAAAGATGGATACCTGGTGTTACACCAATGGTACGTAAATAACCGGTATCTGGCAAATGGAATGACCCATCCGGTAAGCCTGAAAGTAGGTACGCATCAAATTAAACTGCTGGTAAAAGATAATGCCCGCGCCATTCATACGGTTACCACTACCATTACGGTTAAAGCGGGCTTGTTACCCGTAAAACCTGATACCATAACCACTACTACTTACGAAGCTGTAGCGAAAGCAGAAGCCATGGCTCCCGTAAATCTGGATTCAGCCATTACCCAGCAGGAACCCATTGGAAAAAAAGCCTTGACTATACAGGTATTTCCAAATCCAAGCTCTGTCGGCGATAAAACTATTTTAGAGCTTACCAACGCCGCGCAGCAGCAGGAAATTAACGTAACTATTTACGATATGGCCGGGCAGCTTATGCATACCACCATTTTAAAGCCCGATGAATTTGGCACTGCCCGTACGGAGTACCAGCTTACCGGTAAACTTAGTGCCGGTACTTATTTGATTCGGGCCTTTAACCAAACAGGTTCCGCCCAAACCAAGTTGCTGATACGGTAA
- a CDS encoding autotransporter outer membrane beta-barrel domain-containing protein, whose protein sequence is MNFSKVKFGIVLVFLLSSKLLLAQNTGVSDEARTPDASAVLDVYSTSKGLLVPRVTEAQRTAIATPALGLLVYQTNGTTPGFYYYTGTTWTPIASGSGSRWSLVPNTTDIYYASGFVGVGVTNPGNQFVVNSTLEIRRPTVTGAVSQLLFTNTSGSGDFRIGSDGGDFFWQGGGSRSLQMGSFHATVIYGDRQAGGFPGFIPSTTYPNRSVVISSSRIASIPLSIQGASASQTANLTEWLNSAGTAINVVNNAGNLGLGVIAPTQKLDVAGNFKLTGAFMPNDQPGTTGYVLQSAGANAAPVWADLSVATSALSWTLGGNNLSGIRNLGTTTNFDLPLITNNTEKMRISATGNIGVGATTFDATNPEKFLVNAGTTTSVNAFVSRGNINKYFQTNIQNLSTGNQASSDIVATANNGTETTFFVNLGINGSGFVYDPANNLIETGGANDGYLLSAGNNFHIVNSNATRDMIFTTGGTAAVNEAMRLTAARNLGLGVTAPSQKLDVAGNFRLTGAFMPNGNAGTAGQVLQSAGVNASPVWVAAGAFSGWALGGNSVAALNTLGTTTAFDLPFITSNTEKMRILSTGNVGINTATPTEKLEINGNLKINAAAATTPRRLVFANTGADPDAVIEVRPGGATEQQEMLFYVGNDPANAFGPDRIRMVAEEIRFQNFNSDANSTLANAESQPAGLNTRMIITPAGNVGIETTTPNSTLSVDGSLSMAVTTETGNYTLTAADHVVIHTGIMFGATFTLPAANTCRGRIYRVVNHGSTTVTLSANVITAVNTSTNSVAAGNAIEIISDGTNWRRIGS, encoded by the coding sequence ATGAATTTTTCAAAAGTAAAATTTGGAATTGTTTTAGTATTCCTCCTGAGTAGTAAATTGTTATTGGCCCAAAACACCGGGGTGAGCGATGAAGCCCGTACGCCGGATGCATCGGCGGTGTTGGATGTGTACTCTACTTCTAAAGGCCTGTTAGTACCCCGGGTAACGGAAGCGCAACGAACGGCGATTGCGACTCCAGCCTTAGGTTTACTCGTTTACCAAACCAATGGTACCACTCCGGGCTTTTATTATTATACCGGCACCACCTGGACTCCCATTGCCTCGGGTAGCGGCAGCCGCTGGAGCTTGGTGCCCAATACCACTGACATCTATTATGCATCGGGGTTTGTAGGCGTTGGGGTTACGAATCCGGGTAATCAGTTTGTAGTTAACAGTACATTAGAAATTCGCCGGCCCACCGTAACCGGGGCGGTTTCGCAGTTACTTTTTACAAATACCTCCGGTTCGGGTGATTTCCGGATTGGCAGCGATGGTGGCGATTTTTTCTGGCAGGGTGGGGGTAGCCGCAGCTTGCAAATGGGATCTTTTCATGCTACTGTTATTTACGGTGACCGCCAGGCGGGTGGCTTTCCTGGTTTTATACCGAGCACCACTTATCCTAATCGATCGGTTGTAATTAGTAGCTCCCGGATTGCTAGTATCCCACTTTCTATTCAGGGCGCTTCGGCTAGTCAAACGGCCAATCTCACCGAGTGGTTAAATTCGGCTGGCACAGCCATCAACGTGGTAAATAATGCAGGCAACTTGGGGCTGGGAGTAATCGCACCAACGCAAAAACTGGATGTTGCCGGCAATTTTAAGTTAACCGGGGCCTTTATGCCGAATGATCAGCCCGGTACCACCGGTTATGTTTTGCAATCAGCCGGTGCAAATGCTGCTCCCGTGTGGGCCGATTTGAGTGTGGCAACTAGCGCTCTTAGTTGGACTCTCGGAGGTAATAACCTTTCTGGTATTCGTAATTTAGGCACAACCACCAATTTTGATTTGCCTCTTATTACAAACAATACTGAAAAAATGCGGATTTCGGCAACTGGGAACATTGGCGTGGGTGCTACTACTTTTGATGCTACCAACCCGGAGAAGTTTTTAGTAAACGCCGGTACTACTACCTCCGTGAATGCCTTTGTGTCCCGGGGTAATATCAATAAATATTTTCAAACTAACATTCAAAATCTATCAACTGGCAACCAGGCTAGTTCCGATATAGTGGCTACGGCCAATAACGGAACCGAAACCACTTTTTTTGTGAATTTAGGTATTAATGGAAGTGGCTTTGTGTATGATCCGGCAAACAATTTAATTGAAACGGGTGGGGCCAACGATGGCTATTTGCTGTCGGCGGGTAATAATTTTCATATTGTTAATAGTAACGCTACCCGGGATATGATTTTTACAACCGGAGGAACTGCCGCGGTTAATGAAGCCATGCGGTTAACCGCGGCCAGAAATTTAGGACTTGGCGTAACCGCTCCATCGCAAAAGTTAGATGTAGCTGGTAATTTTAGATTAACCGGCGCTTTTATGCCGAATGGGAATGCCGGTACGGCCGGGCAAGTTTTGCAATCAGCTGGTGTTAATGCGTCGCCGGTTTGGGTAGCAGCAGGTGCTTTTTCGGGGTGGGCGCTTGGGGGCAACAGTGTAGCTGCCCTAAACACCTTAGGAACCACTACGGCTTTTGATTTACCTTTCATCACCAGCAATACCGAAAAGATGCGTATTTTGTCTACTGGTAATGTGGGTATCAACACGGCCACGCCTACCGAAAAATTAGAAATAAATGGAAATTTAAAAATTAACGCCGCAGCTGCTACTACACCCCGAAGATTGGTATTTGCCAATACTGGTGCCGATCCGGATGCTGTTATTGAAGTCAGGCCCGGAGGAGCTACGGAGCAGCAAGAAATGCTTTTTTACGTAGGAAATGATCCGGCTAATGCTTTTGGGCCCGATCGGATCCGGATGGTAGCGGAAGAAATTCGCTTTCAGAACTTTAACTCCGATGCGAATAGTACGCTAGCCAACGCCGAGTCGCAACCTGCTGGTTTAAATACCCGCATGATTATTACTCCTGCCGGTAATGTAGGTATTGAAACCACCACTCCTAATTCTACATTATCTGTTGATGGATCTTTAAGTATGGCCGTTACTACAGAAACGGGTAACTATACGCTTACCGCAGCTGACCATGTAGTAATTCACACGGGCATTATGTTTGGCGCTACTTTTACTTTACCGGCGGCTAATACCTGCCGCGGCAGAATCTACCGGGTTGTAAATCATGGAAGTACCACTGTTACCTTATCCGCAAACGTTATAACAGCTGTCAACACCTCTACTAACTCTGTAGCCGCTGGTAACGCCATTGAAATCATTTCGGATGGTACTAACTGGAGAAGAATTGGTAGTTAA
- a CDS encoding T9SS type A sorting domain-containing protein: protein MSVAQGIANNGGKIVVGTGAYLTIAGNNANLTNTTAAGTNGSIDNNGAITLAGTLTNNAGNNVFINPNGIGDVVFTGTTGQAVAGSALTVFERFIVNNAAGLTLQQNTVTNALSLTQGPLLLNGRSLTITNNNPAAVSRTAGYVVSEQTNNSGKVIWNMGSTTGAHIFPFGTVAGSYIPFTFNLTAGTIGNVTVATYPSNAANQPYPVTPNAVTNVNGWDGKDNSANTVDRFWQIDKDGISGTATLTFTATTAEVGAVTLLRAQRWNSARQLWDIPLPGQSNTANTAMVPGVTNFSPWTLSGNNSPLPAELVHFSAAVNQSWVDLHWQTAAETAGSIFAIERTRDLVHYESVAAVKGSGNIQPANLYKVQDKKPHGGLSYYRLKQTKANQKSTYSEVVAVNVAEKTVFAVQVYPNPTEEILNISISGTNNQEYLVVLTDLVGQRYYMGKVITGKAGQTLQLTKTQHFPPGVFLLSVTGNGHFFSKKVVVK from the coding sequence ATGAGTGTAGCACAAGGTATAGCAAACAACGGCGGTAAAATAGTAGTAGGTACAGGCGCTTATCTCACTATTGCGGGCAACAATGCCAATCTCACCAATACCACAGCAGCGGGCACAAATGGTAGCATCGATAATAACGGTGCTATTACCTTGGCGGGTACTTTAACGAATAACGCGGGTAATAATGTATTTATTAACCCAAACGGCATAGGCGATGTGGTTTTTACCGGTACTACCGGGCAAGCCGTTGCAGGGTCGGCTCTTACGGTATTTGAGCGCTTTATTGTAAATAACGCCGCAGGGCTTACGTTGCAACAGAACACCGTTACTAATGCGCTTTCGTTAACGCAAGGACCTTTATTGTTAAACGGGCGCTCTTTAACTATAACCAACAATAATCCGGCAGCGGTGAGCCGTACGGCAGGTTATGTGGTGAGTGAGCAAACCAATAATTCGGGCAAAGTAATCTGGAATATGGGCAGTACTACCGGAGCGCATATTTTTCCATTTGGTACCGTTGCGGGTAGTTATATTCCTTTTACATTTAATTTAACGGCCGGTACCATCGGCAATGTAACGGTGGCCACCTACCCGAGCAATGCCGCTAATCAACCTTATCCCGTTACGCCTAACGCCGTTACCAATGTAAATGGCTGGGATGGTAAAGATAATAGTGCCAATACCGTAGACCGGTTCTGGCAAATTGATAAAGACGGAATTAGCGGCACCGCTACGCTTACTTTTACCGCTACAACGGCCGAAGTAGGTGCCGTAACTTTACTACGGGCGCAACGCTGGAACAGTGCCCGGCAGCTTTGGGACATTCCTTTACCCGGGCAAAGCAATACGGCAAATACCGCTATGGTGCCGGGCGTTACCAACTTTTCGCCCTGGACTTTATCTGGTAATAACTCGCCTTTGCCCGCAGAACTTGTTCATTTTTCCGCGGCAGTAAATCAATCGTGGGTAGACTTGCACTGGCAAACTGCGGCCGAAACAGCAGGTTCTATTTTTGCCATTGAAAGAACCCGCGATCTGGTGCATTACGAATCAGTAGCTGCTGTGAAAGGTTCAGGCAATATTCAACCGGCAAATTTGTATAAAGTGCAGGATAAAAAACCGCACGGTGGTTTATCGTACTACCGTCTAAAGCAAACCAAGGCTAACCAGAAAAGTACTTATTCCGAAGTAGTAGCAGTAAATGTAGCCGAGAAAACGGTATTTGCTGTGCAAGTATACCCTAACCCAACCGAAGAAATTTTAAATATTTCTATTTCGGGCACCAATAATCAGGAATATCTGGTGGTATTAACCGATTTAGTTGGGCAGCGTTATTACATGGGCAAAGTAATTACCGGAAAAGCCGGGCAAACCCTGCAATTAACTAAAACGCAGCACTTCCCGCCCGGCGTATTTCTTCTATCCGTAACGGGCAACGGCCATTTTTTTAGCAAGAAAGTGGTAGTGAAATAA
- a CDS encoding methyltransferase family protein, with the protein MVTIGNFFFKYRNLLFIFLYLALFIPSPDIFTPDMFGDNYYWWPIILGLTVTIAGQAIRGATIGLAYIIRGGKDKKVYAEELVTQGIFNHCRNPLYVGNILMLLGVGILSNSLIYVGILIPLFLFIYQAIVLAEENFLRNKFGSQFDAYCRRVNRWIPNFKGISKTFEGMHFNANRWILKEYNTQFVWLVGITLILLFKYPQLTDFSTDTRNGLLYIILPVLLVVYLFVKYLKKTGKMVA; encoded by the coding sequence ATGGTAACCATAGGTAATTTCTTTTTTAAATACCGCAACCTGCTTTTTATATTTTTATATCTGGCTTTGTTTATTCCGTCGCCGGATATTTTTACCCCCGATATGTTCGGGGACAATTATTATTGGTGGCCGATTATTCTGGGATTAACCGTAACCATTGCGGGCCAGGCGATCCGGGGTGCCACCATTGGTCTAGCTTATATAATCCGGGGCGGAAAAGATAAAAAAGTATACGCCGAAGAATTAGTTACCCAAGGCATTTTTAATCATTGCCGCAATCCATTGTACGTGGGTAATATTTTAATGCTCTTGGGAGTCGGGATCTTATCTAATTCTCTCATTTATGTAGGCATCCTGATTCCGCTTTTCCTGTTTATTTACCAGGCGATTGTGCTGGCCGAGGAAAACTTTTTGCGGAATAAATTTGGATCTCAGTTTGATGCGTATTGCCGCCGCGTAAACCGTTGGATACCGAACTTTAAAGGAATAAGCAAAACTTTTGAGGGCATGCACTTTAACGCGAATCGCTGGATTTTAAAAGAATACAATACGCAATTTGTGTGGTTGGTTGGTATTACGTTAATCTTACTATTTAAGTACCCACAATTAACCGACTTCAGCACCGATACGCGTAATGGTTTGCTTTACATTATTTTACCGGTATTATTAGTTGTTTACTTGTTTGTGAAATACCTGAAGAAAACCGGGAAAATGGTTGCCTGA
- a CDS encoding Kelch repeat-containing protein, protein MSHFYLVKNQKLVRNLPFFYRFLFLLLLLLQAPYSFAQWTRQQNAYKPRAEMVNVLYQDKMYSFGGIGTWPLVEPVPEVYDPVQNKWQLLAPMPTGKTVTHQGIVVVDDKIWHIGGRLDSTLGPLTSEVWIYNVTQNNWTKGPELKHPVTGKPIPWGGGGAALIGRTIHVVGGFIYTTCKSDQDQYHLTLDVDKWLANPQRTTWESKLAPMPIKRNHFSTIVFNGRMYVLGGQFGHDCGGGQDQKYSHVYNPLTDKWTQLADLPTVRSHCEASTFAADGKIYLVSGDGGPKNFTRFNPEANNGRGSWTDLPSFTLPRAFTAVSAKVIGKQLILAGGRPYNKHLPLIETYSAPFGRHNALKLGFLENCFTRQVESKEEIKVKNLLFTLEGEKQYRLSSSASWLKITKNAAGTALPSGTYVEATIAAAGLAPGSYQAVITAKGFGSGKAYADAQFCVNLKITKGSSLLAVTKTGNGSVTTSPSKKIYDYGEKVKLTAKAANGYTFVNWSGDASGSQNPLTIFLKGDRKITAHFRQKEPELTTVRINAGGYTQTIKGIIWGAALLVVIAKTTWREVLPAVRIQI, encoded by the coding sequence ATGTCACATTTTTACCTGGTTAAAAACCAGAAGCTGGTTCGTAACTTGCCATTTTTTTACCGCTTTCTTTTTTTATTGCTGTTACTGCTGCAGGCGCCGTATTCTTTCGCCCAATGGACCCGGCAGCAAAATGCGTATAAACCACGCGCCGAAATGGTGAATGTATTGTACCAAGATAAAATGTATTCTTTTGGGGGAATTGGTACCTGGCCTTTGGTAGAACCTGTGCCGGAGGTGTACGATCCAGTTCAAAATAAATGGCAATTATTGGCACCGATGCCCACCGGAAAAACCGTTACGCACCAGGGCATTGTGGTTGTGGATGATAAAATCTGGCACATTGGCGGCCGTTTAGATAGCACCTTGGGGCCCCTCACCAGCGAAGTCTGGATTTATAATGTAACTCAGAATAACTGGACAAAAGGCCCCGAGCTAAAGCATCCGGTAACCGGCAAACCAATTCCGTGGGGAGGTGGCGGCGCAGCCCTCATCGGGCGCACCATTCACGTTGTAGGTGGTTTTATTTATACTACCTGCAAAAGCGACCAAGATCAGTATCATCTAACGCTGGACGTAGATAAATGGCTGGCTAACCCGCAGCGTACCACCTGGGAAAGCAAGTTGGCCCCAATGCCTATCAAACGGAATCATTTTAGTACCATTGTATTTAATGGCAGGATGTACGTGCTCGGCGGGCAGTTCGGGCACGATTGCGGGGGCGGTCAGGACCAGAAATATTCGCACGTATACAATCCGCTTACGGATAAATGGACCCAATTAGCCGATTTACCGACGGTTCGGTCGCATTGTGAAGCGAGTACTTTTGCAGCCGACGGAAAAATTTACCTGGTTTCTGGTGATGGAGGTCCTAAAAACTTTACCCGTTTTAACCCGGAGGCGAATAATGGCCGGGGTTCCTGGACCGATCTGCCGTCCTTTACTTTACCGCGGGCGTTTACGGCCGTATCGGCCAAAGTAATAGGTAAACAATTAATTTTGGCGGGCGGCCGGCCTTATAATAAGCACCTTCCGCTTATCGAAACGTATAGTGCGCCATTTGGCCGGCATAATGCTTTAAAATTAGGCTTTCTGGAAAATTGCTTTACCCGGCAGGTAGAAAGTAAGGAGGAAATAAAAGTCAAGAATCTACTGTTTACCCTGGAAGGCGAAAAACAATACCGCTTATCATCGAGCGCCTCGTGGCTTAAAATTACGAAAAACGCCGCTGGAACCGCTTTGCCCTCGGGTACTTACGTAGAAGCAACCATCGCGGCGGCCGGTTTAGCTCCCGGCTCGTATCAGGCTGTTATTACGGCCAAAGGATTTGGCAGCGGCAAGGCCTATGCCGACGCGCAGTTTTGCGTAAATTTAAAAATTACCAAAGGATCTTCGCTTTTAGCTGTAACCAAAACCGGCAACGGCTCCGTTACGACATCGCCAAGTAAAAAAATTTATGACTATGGCGAAAAAGTAAAGCTAACGGCCAAAGCCGCCAACGGTTACACTTTTGTTAATTGGTCCGGTGATGCCTCAGGTAGTCAAAACCCTTTAACTATTTTTTTAAAAGGAGATCGTAAAATAACCGCCCATTTCCGGCAAAAAGAGCCGGAATTAACTACCGTCCGGATTAATGCGGGCGGCTATACCCAAACAATAAAAGGAATAATCTGGGGGGCTGCCCTACTGGTAGTAATTGCAAAAACTACGTGGAGAGAGGTTCTGCCGGCAGTCAGAATTCAAATTTAA
- a CDS encoding APC family permease, whose protein sequence is MAENSPGFKREIKLFDAVMIVTGGMIGSGIFIVSADIARLVGSAGWLLVVWLLAGFITIIAALSYGELSSMFPNVGGQYVYLREAYNKMVAFLYGWTLFLVIQTGVIAAVAMAFARFTGVFLPWFSETNVLFTVGEFPFTTVQLLAVGVLLLLNFINARGVKSGKWIANIFSSTKILALLALIVLGIAFGMDANVVQTNFANLWQANQVTNAAPTPLPLAGSGLLIAIGLAMIGSMFSSDCWNVIGFSGDEIVNPKRTIVLSMVIGTIVVTVLYVLVNVVYLLVLPLQGSPEGTTVMSRGIQFAADDRVGTAVAEAVGGPKATLFIAFLIMVSTFGCINTVMLSGARVYYTIARDGLFFPQLARLNKNGVPAVALYCQTAWACLLCVSGKYGDMLNYVMFAVLLFYIITIIGIFVLRRTQPDRPRPYKALGYPVLPALYVVLTSGICLVLLLFQPAYAGAGLILVALGVPVYYIFRKQFKEVPVVN, encoded by the coding sequence ATGGCAGAAAATTCCCCTGGTTTTAAACGAGAAATTAAATTATTCGACGCAGTAATGATTGTTACCGGTGGCATGATTGGCTCCGGTATTTTTATTGTGAGCGCCGATATTGCCCGTCTGGTAGGCTCGGCGGGTTGGCTGCTGGTGGTCTGGTTGCTGGCCGGTTTTATTACCATCATTGCGGCGCTTAGCTACGGCGAGCTTTCATCCATGTTTCCGAATGTGGGCGGACAGTACGTGTACCTGCGCGAGGCTTATAATAAAATGGTGGCCTTTTTGTACGGCTGGACCCTTTTTCTGGTAATTCAAACCGGCGTTATTGCGGCAGTTGCCATGGCCTTTGCCCGTTTTACCGGCGTTTTTTTGCCTTGGTTTTCCGAAACCAACGTTTTGTTTACGGTTGGCGAGTTTCCGTTTACTACCGTGCAGTTGTTAGCGGTTGGCGTATTGCTGTTGCTTAACTTTATTAACGCGCGTGGGGTAAAAAGCGGAAAATGGATTGCAAACATATTTAGTAGTACCAAAATTCTGGCTTTGCTGGCCTTAATAGTGCTGGGTATTGCCTTCGGGATGGATGCCAATGTTGTACAGACAAATTTTGCGAATTTGTGGCAAGCCAATCAGGTAACCAATGCGGCTCCTACCCCACTGCCTTTGGCTGGTTCGGGATTGTTAATTGCCATTGGCCTGGCCATGATTGGTTCTATGTTTTCGAGCGATTGCTGGAACGTCATCGGGTTTTCGGGCGATGAAATTGTCAATCCCAAACGTACCATTGTTTTAAGCATGGTGATCGGTACCATTGTGGTTACGGTACTTTACGTATTGGTAAATGTGGTTTACTTGCTGGTGCTGCCTTTGCAGGGTTCGCCCGAAGGAACTACCGTAATGAGCCGCGGCATTCAGTTTGCCGCCGACGACCGCGTGGGAACAGCCGTAGCCGAAGCGGTGGGTGGCCCCAAAGCTACCTTGTTTATTGCATTTTTAATTATGGTGTCCACGTTTGGTTGCATTAATACCGTTATGCTTTCCGGGGCGCGCGTATACTACACCATTGCCCGCGATGGTTTATTTTTCCCGCAGTTGGCGCGTTTAAATAAAAATGGCGTACCCGCCGTAGCTTTGTATTGCCAAACCGCCTGGGCTTGTTTACTCTGCGTTTCGGGTAAGTACGGCGACATGTTAAACTACGTGATGTTTGCCGTATTGCTTTTTTACATAATCACCATTATCGGGATTTTTGTTTTACGCCGCACCCAACCCGACCGGCCCCGCCCTTACAAAGCCTTAGGTTACCCCGTATTACCGGCTTTATACGTAGTGCTTACCTCTGGTATTTGCTTGGTTTTATTGCTATTTCAACCAGCTTACGCGGGCGCAGGGCTAATTCTGGTAGCTTTAGGCGTGCCGGTTTATTACATTTTCCGGAAGCAATTTAAAGAAGTGCCGGTAGTTAATTAA
- the cmoA gene encoding carboxy-S-adenosyl-L-methionine synthase CmoA: MSSEVKKEKDEVFKDEINKVSDFKFSAKVAGVFDDMVNRSVPFYGEMQRMTAELAADFVQPGTNVYDLGCSTGTTMIGMNTLIPPDIKFIGVDDAVEMLEKCDSKLKEAGFERPYDLQVADLNVNVDIQKASVVVLCLTLQFVRPIFREKLVKTILNGLVPGGALILVEKILAEDSVFNREFIKYYYNHKRRNQYSELEISQKREALENVLIPYKLSENIHMLRDAGFAHCEVFFKWYNFSGLIAVKK; this comes from the coding sequence ATGTCTTCAGAAGTAAAAAAGGAAAAAGACGAAGTCTTTAAAGACGAAATCAATAAAGTATCGGATTTTAAATTTAGCGCCAAGGTAGCCGGCGTTTTCGACGATATGGTAAACCGGTCGGTGCCTTTTTACGGCGAAATGCAGCGCATGACGGCCGAACTGGCCGCTGATTTTGTGCAACCCGGCACCAACGTATACGACCTGGGCTGCTCCACTGGTACCACCATGATTGGCATGAATACCCTGATACCACCGGATATAAAATTTATTGGCGTAGACGATGCCGTAGAAATGCTGGAGAAGTGTGATTCTAAGCTAAAAGAAGCCGGTTTTGAAAGACCTTACGATTTGCAAGTAGCGGATTTAAACGTAAACGTAGATATCCAAAAGGCGTCGGTAGTCGTGCTTTGCTTAACCTTGCAGTTTGTGCGGCCGATATTCCGCGAAAAATTAGTAAAAACCATTTTAAACGGTTTAGTGCCCGGCGGGGCGTTAATTCTGGTGGAGAAAATTCTGGCCGAGGACAGCGTGTTTAACCGGGAGTTTATTAAGTATTATTACAACCACAAACGCCGTAACCAATACAGCGAACTGGAAATTTCGCAGAAACGCGAAGCGCTCGAAAACGTGCTTATTCCTTATAAGTTATCCGAAAACATACACATGCTGCGCGATGCTGGCTTTGCGCACTGCGAAGTTTTTTTTAAATGGTATAATTTCTCGGGCCTGATTGCGGTAAAAAAATAA